The proteins below are encoded in one region of Sporosarcina sp. FSL K6-1508:
- the rsmA gene encoding 16S rRNA (adenine(1518)-N(6)/adenine(1519)-N(6))-dimethyltransferase RsmA yields the protein MNKDIATPVRTKEILAKYGFALKKSLGQNFLIDPNILRNIISQAGLSEKTGVIEIGPGIGALTEHLARSAGKVVAFEIDGRLLPVLEDTLSPYDNVTIVHQDILEADLLEVMKDHFADYEDVVVVANLPYYVTTPIIMKFLLGKVPVSGMVVMMQKEVADRITAVPGTKAYGSLSIAIQYYMDAEVAMIVPKTVFMPQPNVESAVLHLTRKETVPAQVIDEDFMFLVSRGSFVQRRKTILNNLQSSLPNGKLKKEEILKAFDQIGMDPGRRGETLTIEEFANLSNALYKDFYEEKKKLQS from the coding sequence ATGAATAAAGATATTGCGACTCCGGTCAGGACGAAAGAGATTCTTGCCAAGTATGGTTTTGCACTCAAAAAAAGTTTAGGTCAAAACTTCTTGATTGACCCCAATATTTTACGCAATATTATTTCGCAAGCGGGCTTGTCCGAAAAAACAGGGGTTATTGAAATTGGACCTGGGATTGGTGCGTTAACAGAACACCTTGCAAGAAGTGCAGGGAAAGTGGTCGCTTTTGAAATTGATGGACGTCTTCTACCGGTGTTGGAAGATACCCTGTCGCCTTACGACAATGTGACAATCGTTCACCAGGATATACTGGAAGCCGATCTTTTAGAAGTAATGAAGGATCATTTTGCAGATTATGAAGATGTCGTTGTCGTAGCAAACCTGCCGTATTATGTGACGACACCAATTATCATGAAGTTCTTGCTTGGAAAAGTTCCGGTATCGGGAATGGTCGTTATGATGCAGAAAGAAGTTGCCGATCGCATTACTGCCGTTCCAGGAACAAAAGCATACGGTTCATTGTCCATCGCCATCCAGTATTACATGGACGCGGAAGTGGCTATGATTGTGCCGAAGACGGTATTCATGCCGCAACCGAATGTGGAGTCTGCCGTTTTGCATTTGACAAGAAAAGAAACAGTGCCTGCACAAGTAATTGATGAAGACTTTATGTTCTTAGTATCCAGAGGTTCATTTGTCCAGCGAAGAAAAACGATTTTAAATAACTTGCAATCGTCGTTACCTAACGGCAAGTTGAAGAAGGAAGAAATATTGAAGGCTTTCGACCAAATCGGCATGGATCCTGGCCGCCGTGGAGAAACACTGACAATAGAAGAATTTGCAAACCTTTCGAACGCTTTGTACAAAGACTTTTATGAAGAAAAGAAAAAACTGCAGAGCTAA
- the rnmV gene encoding ribonuclease M5 yields the protein MNIKEIIVVEGKSDTVAVKRAAGADTIETNGSAIDEKTLVRIQHAQDTRGVIVFTDPDYPGRRIRAIIEERVSGVKHAFLEKKLTIAKNGSGLGIEHANDEHIRAALSAVYTVDDQPIVDIPLADLITARLIGHPDAKRRRERLSELLQIGQVNGKGLKKRLEMFRIGYERLGEVLKVLDEEEIENNE from the coding sequence GTGAACATTAAAGAGATTATTGTCGTTGAAGGAAAATCTGATACAGTTGCCGTAAAACGAGCAGCAGGTGCGGATACGATTGAAACGAATGGATCCGCAATTGATGAAAAGACGCTTGTCCGTATTCAACATGCACAGGATACAAGGGGAGTTATCGTATTCACGGATCCTGATTATCCGGGGAGAAGAATCCGCGCCATTATTGAAGAGCGTGTATCGGGTGTGAAACATGCTTTTCTTGAAAAGAAGCTGACGATCGCCAAAAATGGATCGGGACTTGGAATTGAACACGCAAATGATGAGCATATACGAGCGGCGCTAAGTGCAGTTTACACGGTGGACGATCAACCCATTGTTGATATTCCGCTTGCAGATTTGATAACAGCCAGACTGATTGGCCATCCTGATGCGAAAAGGCGGCGGGAACGCTTAAGTGAGCTGTTGCAAATCGGCCAAGTGAATGGCAAAGGATTGAAAAAAAGGTTGGAAATGTTCCGAATCGGTTATGAACGATTGGGAGAAGTATTAAAAGTTCTAGACGAGGAGGAAATAGAAAATAATGAATAA
- a CDS encoding ubiquitin-like domain-containing protein, which yields MSKSTMKNLFYKSLRSKKIAITVVSLTLFVTVISLVLFEGTKKSITLDVNGEELNIKTHAHTVGKLLSEQEIKVAKHDLVIPSVNTPIEDGLSVRWEQSQQVAINVDQEITSVWTTDYKVEDVLAEAGIEVTEDDVVKPELHEQLGKDNSITVQKAFDITLNDGGEEKNIRTTSTTVADFLKRENIHLNDDDRLNRKAEGYLKPGSIVAIVRVEKVTDVVEEPANFAVETRNDPSLLKGREKVVQAGKKGTVSRKFEIVKENGKEVSRKLLEEKKIKNPQTKIVSIGSKVMVASTMSTNSKAGRNVSRGNSGAPAGGKEFFVTATAYTAGCNGCSGITRTGINLRANPNLKVIAVDPKVIPLGSKVWVEGYGYAVAGDTGGAIKGKKIDLHVPTKNEAYKFGRRQVKVKIID from the coding sequence ATGTCAAAAAGTACCATGAAAAACCTGTTCTATAAGTCATTGAGGAGTAAAAAAATAGCGATTACCGTAGTTTCGCTTACGCTATTTGTTACTGTTATTTCACTTGTTCTCTTTGAGGGAACAAAAAAATCGATCACGCTGGACGTGAACGGTGAAGAACTTAACATTAAAACGCACGCACATACAGTAGGCAAACTTCTTTCTGAACAAGAAATTAAAGTTGCCAAGCACGATCTAGTTATACCCTCAGTGAATACACCTATCGAAGACGGTCTTTCGGTTAGGTGGGAACAGTCGCAACAAGTTGCAATAAATGTCGATCAGGAAATTACATCCGTATGGACGACTGATTATAAGGTTGAAGATGTACTGGCTGAAGCCGGCATTGAAGTTACCGAGGACGATGTTGTAAAACCGGAGCTTCATGAACAGCTAGGGAAAGACAATAGCATTACCGTTCAAAAAGCGTTCGATATAACGTTAAATGACGGGGGAGAAGAAAAGAATATCCGGACAACTTCGACTACGGTCGCTGACTTTTTAAAGAGAGAGAACATTCATTTGAATGATGATGATCGTCTGAATAGAAAGGCAGAGGGATATCTAAAGCCTGGTTCTATAGTGGCGATTGTCCGAGTGGAAAAGGTCACCGATGTAGTGGAAGAACCGGCGAACTTTGCAGTTGAAACACGCAACGATCCATCTTTACTGAAAGGGCGCGAAAAAGTCGTCCAAGCGGGAAAAAAAGGAACGGTTTCACGGAAGTTTGAAATTGTGAAAGAAAACGGGAAAGAAGTTTCCCGTAAGTTATTAGAAGAGAAAAAAATTAAGAATCCACAAACAAAAATTGTTTCCATCGGCTCAAAAGTGATGGTTGCAAGCACTATGTCGACAAATTCCAAAGCTGGCAGAAACGTCTCCCGTGGGAACTCTGGTGCACCTGCAGGCGGCAAGGAGTTTTTCGTGACGGCTACAGCTTATACGGCAGGGTGTAATGGGTGTTCAGGAATAACACGCACGGGTATTAACTTACGTGCAAACCCGAACTTAAAAGTCATTGCAGTCGATCCTAAAGTTATCCCGCTCGGTTCGAAAGTGTGGGTCGAAGGATACGGTTATGCGGTTGCAGGAGATACAGGCGGCGCAATCAAGGGCAAGAAGATAGACCTTCATGTCCCGACGAAAAACGAAGCCTATAAATTTGGTAGACGCCAAGTGAAAGTTAAAATCATCGATTGA
- a CDS encoding TatD family hydrolase produces the protein MYIDTHVHLNADQYEEDIDEVIQRAQEAGVEKMVVVGFDRKTILKAMELTEQHAFIYAVVGWHPVDAIDCTEKDLEWIESLAAHPKVVGIGETGLDYHWDKSPKDVQQSVFRKQIRLAQKVNLPIVIHNRDATADVVRILKEEEAEKTGGIMHCFGGSVETANECINMNFMISLGGPVTFKNAKAPKEVAAEISLDHLLIETDAPYLAPHPYRGKRNEPAWVTLVAEEIARLKGLPVDEVAIKTTANALKIFNIR, from the coding sequence ATGTATATAGATACACATGTCCATTTAAATGCAGACCAATATGAAGAAGATATAGACGAAGTGATTCAACGTGCCCAAGAGGCCGGGGTAGAAAAGATGGTAGTCGTCGGATTCGACCGTAAGACGATTTTGAAAGCTATGGAGCTGACCGAACAGCATGCATTTATCTACGCTGTTGTTGGATGGCATCCCGTAGATGCAATTGATTGTACTGAAAAAGACTTGGAATGGATTGAATCGCTCGCTGCCCATCCTAAAGTCGTTGGTATCGGTGAAACAGGCCTCGACTATCATTGGGATAAATCACCCAAAGATGTGCAGCAAAGCGTATTCAGAAAGCAGATTCGGCTTGCACAGAAAGTTAACCTTCCAATCGTTATTCATAACAGGGATGCAACAGCGGATGTCGTTCGTATCTTAAAAGAAGAGGAAGCTGAAAAAACAGGTGGAATCATGCATTGCTTCGGCGGAAGTGTCGAAACAGCAAATGAGTGTATAAATATGAATTTCATGATTTCACTGGGTGGGCCCGTTACTTTTAAAAATGCGAAAGCCCCAAAAGAAGTGGCGGCTGAAATTTCACTGGATCATTTGTTGATTGAAACAGACGCACCTTATCTTGCACCTCATCCGTACCGCGGAAAAAGGAATGAACCGGCTTGGGTGACGCTTGTCGCAGAAGAAATCGCAAGGCTGAAAGGTCTTCCTGTTGATGAAGTGGCAATAAAAACAACCGCCAATGCTTTAAAAATATTCAACATAAGATGA